AGAAATACAGCAACATCTGTCCATACTCtctgttcttttttcttcgtccAGTAACTGAGAAAACGAAGTTGTATATTAATTGTTAATAATACGGTTGCCGCAATACTAAATTCAGATGCACATCTATCTACAACAGAAACTAAAACATGAATAACAAAAAGCCTGTCCTGTCACGCGATGTGCAAGATTGTTTGTAAAGATAGCGTTAAAAGGAAACACTGGAACGGTAGCGTTAATTGAATGATTACCATGTGACTTAAGTAACTACTTAAAATCATCTTCATGAAACGGGACTTCATATCTCTACGAGGTGTACACAACAAAACGGAGCAAGATATCGTAAAAAGAATCGTTTGACACGTCTACTATGAAGTTACTCAGTGTCTGACCGGAACGTTCTCATTTTCCTTAAAGTAAGATGTCACGCGCATACGTAAATTTCGCAATGAAGATCTTTTATGAATGCTAGTAGAAGAataagtaaaaatataaaataaacgaaCACAAAGATAAGAAAGAgtatagaaaatatagaaatacgGATAAGAGAAGGTATTAAATTAGATTTACATTCGAGTTAATTAACAAGAACCAAGTATCTATAGAAACATCCGAATGCTTCCTATCAATGGACACTTCAATTCTTCAATTATCTTGTTTTTATCACATTCTACGACTCACCCTCTTCGACACCAGGGTTAGCGTTCCCCAGTTCCTCTTTCGCAATCATCCTGGATTCTCTACCCGatatttcattccttttatctTCAGTACGCTGCATAGTCTTGGGTATACATTCGGTAGAATTCTTAGAACCCTGATTGCAATCGATCGGAATCGGCACCTCGTTATATGTGTTTCGATATAGCAAGGTGCAACAGCATGTGGCCAGAAGACCAAACAGCTGTACAACGAAGATCGTACACCGAAGCATGTTCGACGCGAACTGACCGGCCAAACGAATGGTCATTTTTATAGAAACAGATATAATTAGCGATTACGACATACAGACCGTGAATCTAGCTGCGGAACGTTTTTCTATGCAACTTGTTTTGCGGTATCGTTCGATCCTACGTCGCGGATACGATACATGTCTAGTCCGTTAGCAAATCCAACCTACGCTCTGTACTCCCTGTTAATTGCACCATGGTCGTGCAGTGTGAAAAAACGATATCTTGATGCATTGAAATCAAAAGGATCTGGGCTAATTACGCGAGGTTTGGAAAAAGCGCGTAATACGCGGAGTAACTAACTGTTAGAAGAAACATGATGCTCGAGTTACTGTTCTGTGGGATAAACCGTTTTTTAGTACAAAAAAAATTAATGTTGAGCAGTATATTGAACGTAACATCAAACACCAAGTGCCAATTAACATCTGTTACATTTTACTGCTTAGCTAAGGTCCATCTtccatattttgaatttttccaCTTTTTCGAATGGAAAATATCATCAAGTAGCAGAAATTAATCACGACCGACGATGAGAAACGAGAAACATGTACTTGATGTTGAAAGTAGGAATCAAAGATTGGTTTTGTAAAGCATATTGTGGAGAACACTTCAAACATGTAACACTTAACGCGTCTATTAACCACTGCAAAGTTATCGTTGGAAGTTGCGATCATTCTATCGTAGATAGAATGAAACACTGTATCGAAACTGAGACAACTTCCCTAGCGCCGCCTTCCGCGTGGTTTATACGATAGGAAGTAGAAAACAAGGTTTAAAAGGTAGCACCTGTTTCTTCGGTAGCTTTGTGTGCCACTGGGCCGATCGAGCATCCTCGATTCACTGCTCCGAGGTATGCAGGATTATCCTCGTAGCTTGCGAAGGTCGCGGGTTGCGCGTGACTTAAAACTTGAAACCGTGCAAACAACAAAATTTCTCCTCACCTTGTTCCACGAAATATTTTCTTATGAAAATTCCATATTGGAGGTGTTTACTGTTTATCTACGAGGGATTCGATAAAATGGGAGACAAGAACTTATTCTCATTAACTCATTAACGAGTAAAGATTATCTAATAAACCTTGACTATGAACCTCACGATTTAAGCATGCAACGTaaaacaaataaatagtacAAAATCCCACAACAACCGGTGGATGACTTAATGCACAATTTAAATCGGTCATCGTAAGATTACGCTTGCTGCTTCACCTTCGCCATTCAATTTATGCTGCTAAAGGCAACCAATGAACAATTTCGCGCATCAATGAACTTTCATCTCATGATAGAGATCCGAGCATGATATCTCGAGAAGTATATTACCACGAGAATCTATAGCAGAAAGCTAGCTCGAGACGAAATCAAACAGTAGCTAAACAACGAGCATAAATTCGTGGCTCTCTCGTGGAGCTAATGAGCCAGGTCAAAACCTTCCGAGCATCTGTTGCGGATGGCTGACCTGAATCTAACGAGTGCCGATTATTTGCCGAGAA
This sequence is a window from Bombus affinis isolate iyBomAffi1 chromosome 14, iyBomAffi1.2, whole genome shotgun sequence. Protein-coding genes within it:
- the LOC126924423 gene encoding uncharacterized protein LOC126924423, giving the protein MTIRLAGQFASNMLRCTIFVVQLFGLLATCCCTLLYRNTYNEVPIPIDCNQGSKNSTECIPKTMQRTEDKRNEISGRESRMIAKEELGNANPGVEEVTGRRKKNREYGQMLLYFLGASKLTMLYVLVNAIAAIAGKALIVGKVALVIAAAVALKKAFEHKEKVSYEIIKHPYHSYEHSFSTDVDYDHQGGFGEYGYNYRKRRRIFY